The proteins below come from a single Gossypium raimondii isolate GPD5lz chromosome 2, ASM2569854v1, whole genome shotgun sequence genomic window:
- the LOC128034016 gene encoding uncharacterized mitochondrial protein AtMg00860-like, which produces MHLRSVLEVLRKETLYANLKKCTFCSDKVIFLGFVVSSEGLEVDSEKIKAIQEWPRPTSISQVRSFHGLASFYRCFVPNFSTLAAPLTSTIEKNLTFHWGEEQENSFNIIKDCPTKAPLLALLDFSKTFEIECDASDLYATDDDFGEIFVSCENVAVDKFYRCDDSDLRANRFEEWEDDTAMPQVTPSSNKEPLELPQGPITRSRAKHFKQVVSALVDKV; this is translated from the exons ATGCATCTTCGATCTGTTTTGGAAGTTCTTCGAAAGGAGACTTTGTATGCTAACCTTAAGAAGTGTACATTTTGTTCTGACAAAGTGATTTTCTTAGGTTTTGTGGTCAGCTCGGAAGGCCTTGAGGTAGATAGTGAAAAGATTAAGGCGATTCAGGAATGGCCGAGACCGACGAGTATAAGCCAAGTGAGAAGCTTCCATGGCTTGGCAAGCTTTTATAGGTGTTTTGTACCCAATTTCAGTACGTTGGCTGCACCCTTGACAAGTACCATCGAGAAGAATTTGACCTTCCATTGGGGCGAAGAGCAAGAAAATtcctttaatattattaaagatTGTCCTACTAAAGCTCCATTGTTAGCCTTACtcgatttttctaaaacatttgAGATTGAGTGTGATGCCTCAG ATTTATACGCTactgatgatgattttggagaaatattTGTTTCATGTGAAAATGTGGCTGTTGATAAGTTTTATAGATGCgatg ATTCCGATTTGAGGGCAAATCGCTTTGAAGAGTGGGAAGATGATACGGCCATGCCCCAAGTCACacctagctcgaacaaggaACCTTTGGAGCTGCCCCAAGGTCCtatcacccgatcacgagccaAGCATTTCAAACAGGTTGTTTCGGCTTTAGTGGATAAAGTTTAG